A stretch of alpha proteobacterium HIMB59 DNA encodes these proteins:
- a CDS encoding SprT-like family protein (PFAM: SprT-like family), whose protein sequence is MPRTKSLAALIEHYGDDRGYKPNLNKIPIVYKILNRQIFKNQLKKMPKIMVRRMHGALGLFEFNPYALKHCHKITIHNKFKNFREFAEILGHEMVHYYQKLILKQNSARHNKEFYSFKKKFKKLGLNLKRVYQ, encoded by the coding sequence ATGCCTCGAACTAAAAGTCTTGCAGCTCTCATTGAACACTACGGTGATGATCGTGGTTACAAGCCTAATTTAAATAAAATTCCCATAGTTTATAAAATACTTAACCGACAGATATTTAAAAACCAATTAAAAAAAATGCCAAAAATTATGGTTAGAAGGATGCACGGTGCACTTGGATTGTTTGAATTTAATCCTTATGCGCTAAAACACTGCCATAAAATTACCATTCATAACAAATTTAAAAACTTTAGAGAATTTGCTGAAATTCTTGGTCATGAAATGGTTCATTACTATCAAAAACTTATTCTCAAACAAAATTCAGCCCGACATAATAAAGAGTTCTATAGCTTTAAGAAAAAATTCAAAAAATTAGGTTTAAATTTAAAACGAGTTTATCAATAG
- a CDS encoding NAD-depending, glycerol-3-phosphate dehydrogenase family protein (PFAM: NAD-dependent glycerol-3-phosphate dehydrogenase C-terminus; NAD-dependent glycerol-3-phosphate dehydrogenase N-terminus), translated as MSRVLIVGAGSWGTALATTLAKKHSVFLWARKIKIAEEINSKNTNNKYFYKKILNKKIKSFSGPIQSNQFDFIFYVLPAKYFSEFCYKYLINQKINNFVICSKGIDKSGLLLSNISKKLLTYSGLYVLSGPSFANEVFDQKPTAISIAGNKKMIDLGKLFISTNIRVYYSNNLQSLELLGILKNIYAIGAGIIEGLGFGENARASYISRCINEISYMLKINNFDPKNILTLGGIGDLILTCSSKKSRNYFYGYNLIKKKETKSIQKTLEGLNSINCIKKNFIISLKYLPILKTIINITKGKDPNKEIELLLTRKFKYE; from the coding sequence ATGTCTAGAGTTTTAATCGTTGGGGCCGGATCATGGGGCACTGCACTTGCTACAACACTTGCAAAAAAACATAGTGTTTTTTTATGGGCAAGAAAAATAAAGATCGCAGAAGAAATAAACTCAAAAAACACTAACAATAAATACTTTTATAAAAAAATATTAAACAAGAAAATAAAATCTTTTTCAGGGCCCATTCAAAGTAATCAATTTGATTTTATTTTTTATGTTTTGCCTGCAAAATATTTTTCAGAGTTTTGCTATAAATATTTAATTAATCAAAAAATAAATAATTTTGTTATTTGTTCTAAAGGTATCGATAAGTCAGGTCTTTTGCTTTCAAATATTTCAAAAAAATTACTTACTTATTCAGGTCTGTATGTTTTATCAGGGCCAAGTTTTGCCAATGAGGTTTTTGATCAAAAACCTACAGCAATCAGTATTGCTGGAAACAAAAAAATGATTGATTTAGGTAAATTATTTATCTCAACTAATATTAGGGTTTATTATTCGAACAATTTACAATCTCTTGAACTTCTTGGTATTTTAAAAAATATATATGCTATTGGTGCCGGTATCATCGAGGGATTAGGATTTGGTGAAAATGCAAGAGCATCATATATTTCAAGATGTATTAATGAAATTTCTTATATGTTAAAAATTAATAATTTTGATCCAAAAAATATTTTAACATTGGGAGGAATAGGTGATTTAATTTTAACTTGTAGTTCAAAAAAGTCTCGAAATTATTTTTATGGTTATAATTTGATAAAAAAGAAAGAGACTAAGTCTATTCAAAAAACACTAGAAGGTTTAAATAGCATAAATTGTATTAAAAAAAATTTTATTATTTCGCTTAAATATTTGCCAATTCTAAAAACAATTATAAATATTACAAAAGGCAAAGATCCAAATAAAGAAATTGAACTTTTGTTAACTAGAAAGTTTAAATATGAGTAG
- a CDS encoding short chain dehydrogenase,aldolase class II-like protein (PFAM: Class II Aldolase and Adducin N-terminal domain; short chain dehydrogenase): MKSKYNNSVAKKYISNYAKRGVSKDLALRIYTTQLLGNDPTVVLHGGGNTSVKSSIKTPLGNQEEIIYVKGSGKDMGNIEEDGFPALEMKNLLNMRSLKELDDFQMVNYQRKYMLDTSFPNASVETLLHAFLPHKFVDHSHSNAILSLIDQPDPIKICKRVFGEEMGIVPYIMPGFQLAKKAAEVFEQNPNVKGLILLNHGIFTFADDAKESYELMIKYISLAEKELKQKSKSIRIKKYQEKKITASLVANLIRQQISIKPNAQIDRKVVYFYKPTFLDEFFSHPKLKQFTTQGPVTPDHVIRIKSKPLVIDLGTEKPSNVESKIIKAVQQYQDDYQKYFKRNHKYNLKASMLDPYPRLIVIKGLGMFSTGPSFKDAKIAMDVGLNSLSVILEAAKFGEFRSIPEKEIFKMEYWPLELAKIKPSTQKLKGHITAITGGLGAIGYATAQKFLKEGSEVILLDIVDPKRVTLDLTGMTYFQCDITSENKVEAVFEQISQKFGGVDILISNAGFAIQSSLDDLTKKQLDSSFDLNFFAHHYFAKHGTKIMKTQNMKGSVVFNISKQAVNPGPNFGAYGLPKATLMFLMKQYVVESSKYGIRFNGINADRIRSGLLNPDMIAKRAKSRGLTIEQYMAGNLLKEEVKASDVADAFYHLSISYRTTASVITVDGGNIESSLR, translated from the coding sequence ATGAAAAGTAAGTATAACAATAGTGTAGCTAAAAAATATATTTCAAATTATGCTAAAAGAGGAGTGAGCAAAGATCTAGCTCTAAGAATATATACTACTCAACTATTAGGCAATGATCCTACAGTTGTTTTGCATGGGGGTGGAAATACATCGGTAAAATCCTCAATCAAAACACCTCTTGGTAACCAGGAAGAAATTATTTACGTCAAAGGTAGTGGTAAAGATATGGGCAACATTGAAGAAGATGGTTTCCCTGCGCTAGAAATGAAAAATCTTTTAAATATGCGTTCGCTTAAAGAATTAGATGATTTTCAAATGGTCAATTATCAACGCAAATACATGCTTGATACTTCATTTCCTAACGCTTCTGTTGAAACTTTACTTCATGCATTTTTACCCCATAAATTTGTTGATCACTCTCACTCCAATGCAATTCTCTCTCTCATTGACCAGCCTGACCCTATCAAAATTTGTAAAAGAGTTTTTGGTGAAGAAATGGGTATTGTCCCCTATATCATGCCCGGCTTCCAATTGGCAAAAAAAGCAGCTGAAGTTTTTGAACAAAACCCAAACGTTAAAGGATTGATTTTATTAAATCATGGAATATTCACTTTTGCAGATGATGCAAAAGAGAGCTATGAACTGATGATAAAATATATTTCATTAGCTGAAAAAGAGTTAAAACAAAAATCAAAATCTATTCGTATTAAAAAGTATCAAGAAAAAAAGATTACCGCTTCTCTGGTCGCAAACTTAATCAGACAACAAATTAGCATAAAGCCAAATGCACAAATTGATCGTAAGGTGGTGTACTTTTATAAACCTACTTTCTTAGATGAGTTTTTTTCTCATCCCAAATTAAAACAATTTACAACACAAGGCCCTGTAACTCCTGATCACGTTATAAGAATTAAATCCAAACCATTGGTTATAGATTTGGGTACTGAAAAGCCCAGCAATGTAGAGAGTAAAATTATTAAAGCGGTTCAACAATATCAGGATGATTACCAAAAATATTTCAAACGTAACCATAAATACAATTTAAAAGCCAGTATGTTGGATCCGTACCCAAGGTTAATTGTGATTAAAGGATTAGGAATGTTTTCAACAGGACCATCTTTTAAAGATGCAAAAATAGCAATGGATGTTGGGCTCAATTCTCTATCTGTTATTCTTGAAGCTGCTAAATTTGGTGAATTCCGATCTATTCCAGAAAAAGAAATTTTTAAAATGGAATATTGGCCACTTGAGCTAGCTAAAATTAAACCTTCAACTCAAAAACTGAAAGGCCACATCACAGCAATCACCGGAGGCTTAGGGGCTATTGGATATGCGACTGCTCAAAAATTTTTAAAAGAGGGTTCAGAGGTTATTTTATTAGATATTGTTGACCCTAAAAGAGTTACTTTAGATCTGACTGGTATGACTTATTTTCAATGTGATATTACCAGTGAAAATAAAGTGGAAGCTGTATTTGAGCAAATTTCACAAAAATTTGGTGGTGTCGATATCCTAATTTCAAATGCGGGGTTTGCAATCCAATCCTCTTTAGATGATTTGACTAAAAAACAATTAGATAGCAGCTTTGATTTAAACTTTTTTGCTCATCATTATTTTGCCAAACATGGAACCAAAATAATGAAAACCCAAAATATGAAAGGTTCTGTTGTATTTAATATTTCTAAACAAGCAGTCAATCCCGGTCCTAATTTTGGTGCTTACGGGCTGCCAAAGGCAACTCTGATGTTTTTAATGAAACAATATGTTGTTGAGTCTAGTAAGTACGGAATTCGATTTAATGGTATCAATGCTGATCGTATTCGTAGTGGATTATTAAATCCAGATATGATAGCCAAAAGAGCAAAATCTAGAGGTTTAACAATTGAACAATACATGGCCGGTAATCTTTTAAAAGAAGAGGTAAAAGCAAGCGACGTTGCTGATGCTTTTTATCATTTATCAATCTCTTACCGAACTACGGCAAGCGTGATTACAGTAGATGGTGGGAATATTGAGTCTTCTCTGAGATAA
- a CDS encoding carbohydrate ABC transporter, ATP-binding protein, CUT1 family (PFAM: ABC transporter; TOBE domain), translated as MSEVQYKNIKKNFGSVEVLKDINLKIDNQKFVVLLGPSGCGKTTLLRMTAGLESISSGDISIEGNVINNIHPRDRDIAMVFQNYALYPQMNVFDNIAFSLQIRKLDPQEIKKKVEWAASVLNLTEFLMRTPKELSGGQRQRVAMGRALVRDPKVFLFDEPLSNLDAKLRAHMRLEIRKLHNQQNATTIYVTHDQIEAMTMADEIVIMNGGIIEQIASPNDIYEKPNNLFVADFIGSPAINLIKGEVTDKGSIKLKSQELPHQKNNLSPNQKVVYGIRPTDVKIVENSNVKAEVILVETTGSETHIIAMLDDNEFRIVQAGGRTTIKNGDKISLEFDISKAHTFDQASTKRVD; from the coding sequence ATGTCTGAAGTTCAATATAAAAATATCAAAAAAAATTTTGGCTCTGTAGAAGTATTAAAAGATATTAATCTTAAGATTGATAACCAAAAATTTGTTGTTTTATTAGGACCATCTGGTTGTGGTAAAACAACCTTACTTCGTATGACCGCAGGTTTGGAGTCTATTTCTAGCGGAGATATCTCCATTGAAGGAAATGTAATAAACAATATCCATCCCAGAGATAGAGATATAGCTATGGTTTTTCAAAACTACGCACTTTATCCCCAGATGAATGTTTTCGATAACATTGCTTTTAGTCTTCAAATTCGAAAGCTTGATCCTCAAGAAATTAAGAAGAAAGTGGAATGGGCTGCTTCTGTATTAAACCTAACTGAATTCTTAATGAGAACTCCAAAAGAGCTTTCTGGTGGGCAAAGGCAGCGTGTAGCGATGGGTAGAGCTTTAGTAAGAGACCCTAAAGTTTTCTTATTTGATGAACCTCTTTCCAACTTAGATGCAAAACTTCGTGCTCACATGAGATTAGAAATTCGCAAACTTCATAACCAACAAAATGCTACTACGATCTATGTAACACATGATCAAATTGAGGCCATGACCATGGCCGATGAAATTGTCATTATGAATGGTGGAATCATTGAACAAATAGCATCACCCAATGATATCTATGAAAAACCTAATAATTTATTTGTTGCAGATTTTATTGGCTCTCCTGCGATTAATTTAATTAAAGGAGAGGTTACTGATAAGGGTTCGATTAAATTAAAAAGCCAAGAATTACCTCATCAAAAAAATAATTTATCACCAAATCAAAAAGTAGTTTACGGCATCCGACCAACAGATGTTAAAATAGTAGAAAACTCAAATGTCAAAGCTGAAGTTATACTAGTGGAGACAACTGGCTCTGAGACTCACATTATAGCTATGTTAGATGACAATGAGTTTAGAATTGTTCAAGCAGGTGGAAGAACTACTATTAAAAATGGTGATAAGATTTCTCTAGAATTTGATATTTCAAAAGCTCATACTTTTGATCAAGCATCCACCAAAAGAGTAGATTAA
- a CDS encoding 3-dehydroquinate synthase (PFAM: 3-dehydroquinate synthase) yields the protein MIRADKNYNGVIDELVNGSWISPSDNQQYGIPIKNIEIRETLDGKETNLIKDLHSNQKLLVVSDPFTHTAMGSRIFKNLKGNLNVDEYIWEHPSSSIKGVEFLRSKLKDYDGMIAVGSGTVSDSIKYATFLEGKVYSVFATTPMNAYTTGTASISFDGVKKSLIAHYAQGVFFDLEVLSNCPKRLTAAAFADVICRTTAQVDWLMSHKLLNTDYKTTPYELLALYEMDMINNASDIAAGKIDSLALLTLISAIMGLGTSFTQTTHVGSMGEHGISHYIDMFAGDLHPGTSHGEQVGIATISMSKFQNAILKKDQPPIISPTIIPEDEIIQKIGAPMLETIKKAMEPKMFDQKKAEETNEYFSKHWLEFVEPLREKMLDYEVMWNSMGECGALRTAEDAKLDSNFYKDALKYGRFIRDRYTILDLAGDSNQLDSLINV from the coding sequence ATGATTAGAGCTGATAAAAATTATAACGGAGTAATTGATGAACTTGTTAATGGTTCCTGGATCAGCCCAAGTGATAATCAACAATACGGAATTCCAATTAAGAATATTGAAATTAGAGAAACCTTAGACGGTAAAGAGACCAATCTAATTAAAGATCTCCATTCTAATCAGAAGCTTTTAGTTGTTAGTGACCCTTTTACCCATACAGCCATGGGTTCTAGAATATTTAAAAATTTAAAGGGCAATTTAAATGTCGATGAATATATTTGGGAACATCCCTCTTCAAGTATCAAAGGTGTTGAATTCTTAAGATCAAAATTAAAAGACTATGATGGAATGATAGCTGTAGGTTCAGGAACAGTTAGTGATAGCATAAAGTATGCTACTTTTTTAGAGGGTAAGGTTTATTCTGTATTTGCTACAACTCCAATGAATGCTTATACAACGGGTACAGCTTCAATATCCTTTGATGGAGTTAAAAAGTCTTTAATAGCCCACTACGCACAAGGTGTTTTTTTTGATTTAGAGGTTTTGAGTAATTGCCCTAAGAGACTCACAGCCGCCGCATTTGCAGATGTCATATGCAGAACTACAGCTCAAGTTGATTGGCTAATGTCTCATAAACTCCTAAACACAGATTATAAAACCACTCCTTATGAACTACTTGCCTTGTATGAAATGGATATGATCAACAATGCATCAGATATAGCTGCTGGAAAAATTGACTCTTTAGCCTTACTGACATTGATATCAGCTATCATGGGTTTAGGAACTTCTTTTACACAAACGACTCACGTAGGAAGCATGGGAGAGCATGGCATTTCACATTACATAGATATGTTTGCAGGAGATTTGCACCCTGGCACCTCTCATGGTGAACAAGTGGGAATAGCAACCATTAGCATGTCTAAATTTCAAAATGCGATCCTGAAAAAAGATCAGCCACCGATCATTAGCCCTACCATTATTCCAGAAGATGAAATTATTCAAAAAATTGGAGCACCGATGTTGGAAACAATCAAAAAGGCGATGGAGCCAAAAATGTTTGATCAAAAAAAGGCAGAGGAGACTAATGAGTATTTTTCGAAGCATTGGTTAGAGTTTGTGGAACCATTAAGAGAAAAAATGTTGGACTATGAAGTGATGTGGAACTCCATGGGAGAGTGCGGTGCTTTGAGGACCGCTGAAGACGCTAAACTTGATAGTAATTTTTATAAAGATGCTTTAAAATATGGAAGATTCATAAGAGATCGCTATACCATTCTTGATTTAGCAGGGGATAGCAATCAATTGGATAGTTTAATAAATGTCTGA
- a CDS encoding carbohydrate kinase, FGGY family,carbohydrate kinase FGGY family (PFAM: FGGY family of carbohydrate kinases, N-terminal domain; FGGY family of carbohydrate kinases, C-terminal domain), with protein sequence MGKIVIGVDSSTQSTKAIAWDINGKALAEGRCDIPLHNPSLEKFEQHVEDWWRAFCVSTQELCQKIDINQVDGLAISNQRETLAKLDSSGKEVYPATVWMDKRSVKEVEELNSIMGEGRIHEITGRPKDPCPCLYRVLWMKNHEKKFFDQIDCFADVQAFLVHRLSGEFNTGWISSDPHGMFDVVNKCWSQEILEQLAIDESRLPKSFKPGTLIGKVNQNASKETGLKEGTPIFAAGGDGQLAGLGTNCTKSDRAYINLGTAVVSGVWSQDYKISNNWRTEIAAHGEGYILENVLLSGALLVNWFVDQFIQGDRKDPKFFENLEAELNKISIGSDGLVLQPYTGGVMDPYWDPYARGVVAGLSVSHTPFHIYRAILEGLTLDSVFRTQNIEKETGLNVKEYLAIGGGAKSPAWVQMLADASGKNVLIADTVEASSLGSAMIAAYGAGWFESITQAAEQMSGKTKLIEPNASNYNKYQDLINIYQHIYESNKSINKSLVQFTEKYK encoded by the coding sequence ATGGGAAAAATAGTTATAGGAGTAGATAGCTCTACTCAATCTACTAAGGCTATAGCTTGGGACATAAACGGAAAAGCCTTAGCCGAGGGTAGATGTGATATACCTCTTCACAATCCTAGTTTAGAAAAGTTTGAACAACATGTTGAAGATTGGTGGAGAGCGTTTTGTGTCTCTACCCAAGAGCTCTGTCAAAAAATAGATATTAACCAGGTAGATGGATTAGCAATATCTAACCAAAGAGAGACTTTAGCAAAGTTAGACTCTTCAGGCAAAGAAGTGTATCCAGCGACAGTTTGGATGGATAAGAGATCAGTAAAAGAAGTTGAAGAGTTGAATTCAATCATGGGCGAAGGTCGTATTCATGAAATCACTGGTAGACCAAAAGATCCTTGCCCGTGTCTTTACCGAGTATTATGGATGAAAAATCATGAAAAAAAATTTTTTGATCAGATAGATTGTTTTGCTGATGTTCAAGCTTTTTTAGTCCACCGTTTAAGCGGAGAGTTTAACACAGGTTGGATTAGCTCTGATCCACACGGCATGTTTGATGTTGTAAATAAATGTTGGTCTCAGGAAATCTTAGAACAACTTGCAATTGATGAATCACGATTACCTAAATCTTTTAAGCCAGGAACCTTAATAGGCAAAGTTAATCAAAATGCATCAAAAGAAACTGGACTCAAAGAGGGAACTCCAATCTTTGCTGCTGGAGGAGACGGGCAGCTTGCCGGGCTTGGAACAAATTGTACTAAATCGGATAGAGCGTACATTAACCTTGGTACAGCGGTTGTATCTGGTGTCTGGTCTCAGGATTATAAAATTTCTAATAATTGGAGAACTGAGATAGCCGCACATGGAGAGGGATATATTTTAGAAAATGTTCTTTTATCTGGCGCATTGTTAGTGAATTGGTTCGTCGATCAGTTTATTCAAGGTGATAGAAAAGATCCAAAATTTTTTGAAAATTTAGAGGCTGAGCTAAATAAAATATCAATAGGTAGTGATGGGCTAGTTTTACAGCCTTACACTGGAGGAGTAATGGACCCATATTGGGACCCATATGCAAGAGGGGTAGTTGCTGGATTGAGCGTGAGTCATACACCATTTCATATATATAGAGCTATTTTGGAAGGCCTTACCCTTGACTCAGTTTTCAGAACACAAAATATTGAAAAAGAAACGGGTTTGAATGTAAAAGAGTATTTAGCTATTGGGGGTGGAGCAAAAAGCCCCGCATGGGTTCAAATGTTGGCTGATGCCTCTGGAAAAAATGTTTTAATAGCTGATACGGTTGAGGCTTCGTCCTTAGGTTCAGCAATGATTGCTGCTTACGGAGCAGGATGGTTTGAAAGTATTACTCAGGCTGCAGAACAGATGTCGGGAAAAACCAAACTGATAGAACCGAATGCAAGTAATTATAATAAATATCAGGACTTAATTAATATTTATCAACATATTTATGAGTCAAATAAATCAATTAATAAATCTTTAGTTCAATTTACCGAGAAGTATAAATGA
- a CDS encoding short chain dehydrogenase (PFAM: short chain dehydrogenase) yields the protein MTKPLAVITGASSGIGEATAKAFSEAGYPTLLLARRVEIMESFNLKNSICKKVDVRDRDALVSAVREAEAIYGPTDMMFNNAGVARLADISTQDPNEWDEMIDVNTKGVMNGIYAVMSDMKARKSGTIVNMSSIAGRKVYEDHTVYCGTKYFVHAISESIRGYLSPHNVRVIVMSPGNIEAEVLNGITDPNTLAAYKANIERIGGRISPDYVAKMILFAYEMPQNVIMQEVVVTPTKQDY from the coding sequence GTGACGAAACCATTAGCAGTGATAACCGGTGCCAGTAGCGGTATAGGCGAGGCTACTGCAAAAGCATTTTCAGAAGCAGGTTACCCCACACTCCTCCTTGCAAGACGCGTTGAAATTATGGAGTCATTTAATTTAAAAAATTCTATTTGTAAAAAAGTTGATGTAAGAGATCGAGACGCATTAGTATCAGCGGTGCGAGAAGCAGAGGCAATTTATGGCCCAACTGACATGATGTTTAATAATGCTGGCGTAGCTAGATTAGCTGATATTAGTACACAAGATCCCAATGAATGGGATGAAATGATTGATGTAAATACCAAAGGTGTAATGAATGGTATTTATGCTGTCATGAGTGATATGAAAGCACGAAAATCAGGTACGATAGTTAACATGAGTTCTATTGCTGGAAGAAAAGTTTATGAAGACCATACTGTTTATTGCGGTACAAAATATTTTGTTCATGCTATTTCAGAAAGCATCAGAGGATACCTCTCTCCCCACAATGTGAGAGTTATTGTAATGTCCCCAGGAAATATTGAAGCAGAAGTTTTGAATGGTATTACTGATCCTAATACTTTGGCTGCTTATAAGGCAAATATTGAGCGAATTGGGGGAAGAATTTCTCCTGATTATGTTGCCAAAATGATACTTTTTGCATATGAAATGCCTCAAAATGTTATTATGCAAGAGGTTGTTGTTACCCCAACTAAGCAAGACTACTAA
- a CDS encoding carbohydrate ABC transporter substrate-binding protein, CUT1 family (PFAM: Bacterial extracellular solute-binding protein), which yields MRDMYRKMHLANIVGKYVNGNMKRRDFLKNAGMLGLGAGCLGTMGTMSRKFIPQAHAGSHIEWKGDMMDWLRDVSSPFRGQTVSLATESTPPSNAINSTLKPFFEEVTGIKVNIEVLPLEQVLQKLTLDVASGLGTYDTYYLDQSWMAAFRGDAEDPRELYAAKPDLAMPGYNFDDFLGPLVDGISMYDGTMVGVPYDIPVFIMMYRDDVYKELGLSVPKTFDQYMANAQKIQAASLGHLNPDGRPIYGTNGQMKSGHYSLECDWTMFAWAFGGSITNPDGSFAGNDANGLAGMDYWTKLKEYMPSGVTSWTWDGQGQDILQGGSAQTISWGEFFPWWDSDESSVQGKMMAAACPAPASPLRAPGDCGYGEIPGVAHQGGSSLAVSKYSKNKDAAWLFAQWATSYETQVYITALGGGTGPTRSSVYDDERVKANNRSGNGTTRHLDVVRDAIFNDMGSEPDLPEWADMSSNMIPIELGRYWAGEYGSAKECLDTIAKNFNKTVGA from the coding sequence ATGCGCGATATGTATAGAAAAATGCATTTAGCAAACATCGTTGGCAAGTATGTAAACGGCAATATGAAGAGAAGAGATTTTCTTAAAAATGCCGGTATGCTTGGTCTTGGCGCTGGTTGCTTAGGCACAATGGGTACTATGAGTAGGAAGTTTATTCCACAAGCTCATGCAGGCTCACACATTGAATGGAAAGGTGATATGATGGACTGGTTAAGAGATGTCTCATCACCATTCAGAGGTCAAACAGTTTCTTTGGCAACTGAATCTACACCTCCTTCCAACGCTATTAACTCTACATTGAAACCTTTCTTCGAAGAGGTAACAGGTATTAAGGTTAATATCGAAGTTCTACCACTAGAGCAGGTTTTACAAAAACTTACTCTCGACGTTGCTTCTGGATTAGGTACTTATGATACTTATTATCTAGATCAAAGTTGGATGGCTGCTTTCAGAGGCGATGCGGAAGATCCTCGTGAACTTTACGCGGCAAAGCCAGACCTAGCAATGCCAGGTTATAACTTTGATGATTTCTTAGGCCCTCTTGTTGATGGTATCTCAATGTATGACGGAACAATGGTTGGTGTTCCTTATGACATTCCTGTCTTCATTATGATGTACAGAGATGATGTTTATAAAGAGCTCGGACTAAGTGTTCCTAAAACATTTGACCAGTACATGGCAAATGCTCAAAAAATCCAGGCTGCTAGCTTAGGTCACTTGAATCCAGACGGTAGACCAATTTATGGTACTAACGGTCAGATGAAGTCAGGTCACTACAGCTTAGAGTGTGACTGGACAATGTTTGCTTGGGCATTTGGTGGTTCAATTACAAATCCCGATGGTAGCTTTGCAGGCAATGATGCAAATGGTCTAGCAGGTATGGACTATTGGACAAAACTAAAAGAATACATGCCTTCTGGTGTTACCAGTTGGACATGGGACGGTCAAGGTCAGGATATCTTACAAGGTGGTTCTGCACAGACTATCTCATGGGGTGAATTCTTCCCATGGTGGGACTCAGATGAGTCTTCTGTTCAAGGAAAAATGATGGCAGCAGCTTGTCCTGCACCAGCTAGCCCACTAAGAGCTCCTGGTGACTGTGGATATGGTGAAATTCCTGGTGTTGCTCACCAAGGTGGATCTTCACTAGCTGTATCAAAGTACTCTAAGAATAAAGATGCTGCATGGTTATTTGCTCAGTGGGCAACTAGCTACGAGACTCAGGTCTACATTACAGCTCTTGGTGGAGGAACTGGACCAACTAGATCTTCTGTTTACGACGATGAGCGCGTAAAAGCAAATAACAGAAGTGGTAATGGTACAACCCGTCACTTAGATGTTGTTAGAGATGCAATCTTTAATGATATGGGGTCAGAGCCTGATCTTCCTGAATGGGCAGATATGTCAAGTAACATGATTCCTATTGAGTTAGGAAGATACTGGGCTGGTGAATACGGTTCAGCAAAAGAATGTTTAGACACTATTGCTAAAAACTTCAACAAAACTGTTGGAGCTTAA